The Spiroplasma litorale nucleotide sequence AAATAAATGAAAAAACAAATGTTAAAAATATTTTTTATGAAGTATATGGCGAAGAAATAAATGATTAAATTATTTCTAACAGTTTTTAAATACCTAGAGTTAAAAAACCTAAAATGTACATTGTCCTTTTTAATATTTGGAAGCATAATTTATTCTATAACATTTATATTTTATAATTCAAAATTATTAGGATGATATGATTTTGCATTTAATATATTTTCATTTATTATTTTTTTCGAAATATCAATTATATTTTTTTCAGAGACTATTTGATATTATAAAAGAAATAAATACCAAGTTTTATTATTTACTAAAATAAATAAAAAAAACTTAAATCAATTTATTTTAATGCAAATAATATTTCATTTGATCATACTAATAATTTATTATTTTGTACTTTCTTTGATATTAAGAATTTTTTCAAGAGAATATATAAACATTTTTATATTATTGTATTCATTAGTGGTGAAGGCATTTTTTTCTTATTTTCTTGTAGTTTTGGGAATCTTATTTTCTGTAATACTATTTGAAAAAAGTATGTATGTTTTCTTGTACTATATTTTATCTTTAACTTTATACAACATACTATTTGAAATTATTAATGAGTATTATTCTATTATTCAAATACTTCGTTTATCAAGTGTATATAAATGTGATTATTGATTTAGTAGTAATTGATTACAATACTATGTATTATTAGTGTCAACTATTCCAATTTTATTAAGTAATTATTTTATTATAAAAATAAATACTAAAAATTCAGTTTAAGTTTATATAATGTAAGCAAATTTCTATTAAATTTTTAAAAAATATAATCATATATATTATAATTATTTAGTAGTTAGTAGTTGCTTTTATATACTTACATAAAGGGTAAGTGTTTCTACGTTGAACCTATTCAACACTATTAGCACTATAAATATCTGAAACATCTATTAATTACAATCTGATTAGACTTGGTATTTGAATAACTAAGTCTATTTTATTTCGGAGGTTTAATGAAAAATTTGAAAAAAAATGATGATTTTAAAATTGAAAGAACTAAAGACGAGATTGTTAACAAAAAAAGAAGTGTAATACCAAGATACTTCAAGTTCGATTATTTTAAAGCTACATTTAAAAAAGAGATAATTGGTGGGATAAGTACTTTTCTTGCTATGGTGTATATATTATCTGTTGAACCTGGAATTCTAGGGGAGGCACCAAGTATTCATAATGTTGATTCAGTTATGAACAGCGGTGGAGTTTTTGTTGCGACTGCTTTATCAACATTTATTTGTACTATGATTATGGGTTTGTTTGCAAACTTACCAGTTGGTGTAGCTCCAAGTATGGGTTTGAATGCAATGTTTTCATACAATATTGCAAAAAGTGGTGGAATTGGTTATGAAGGTGCATTAATAGCCACTTTAATATCTTCAGTTATTTTTACAATTATATCAATTACAAAGCTGAGATCAATGCTAATAAAATGCATACCTCATTCTATGCACTTGGCTTTTGGTGTTGGTATAGGATTTTTTATTGCATATGTTGGTTTAACAAGCATTGGTTGATTTGATAAATCTAATGGAGTTCCAATTGCAAAACTATCTGATTTTAAAGTATACTACCCAGGTATAATAATCGGTATGTTAGTTTTATTTGGGTCAATAATTTTATTTTATAAAAAATTTATTGCTCCTGTTGCTGTTATGATGCTTGGCGGATTTATTTTAACAATAATTTTAGCGAATACAGTTGATGATAATGCTATAAAAACTTCTTTTAAAGAATCAATTTGAAATGGCTGAAGTTACGACGAATTTGATGGCTTTATTAGTAATATTAAAAACTCATACTCAGAGTTTGGTAATGTTGATATTTGAAATAAACCAATTATTTATATATCTATATTTATTTTTGTAATACTAAATTTTTTTGATGCCACAGGAACTTTAAAAACAATAAATATAGAATCAAACAAAATAATGGAAAGAGAAGATGATCTTTCAAATAAATCATTAGTAATTGATGCAGGTTCTACAGTTGTGGGGTCTGTTATGGGAGTTAGTCATATGTCTGCATACGTTGAGAGTTGCGTAGGTATATCACAAGGTGCCAGAACAGGATTTTCAACCATTATAACATCACTTCTATTCTTACTAAGTTTGGCATTATTTCCAATATTTAAAATGATTCCAGGATGTATAAGTGGAGCTGCAACAGTTTTTATTGGAACTATAATGATTAAATCAATTACAGATATCGATTGAAAAAAACCCGAAATTGGAATTGGTGCTTTCTTTTCTTTAATATTTATGATTACAACATACTCAATTGCAAACGGAATTGCTGTTGGAATGATTTCATATACTGTTGGGTGTATTGCTACAAAAAATACTAAAAAAGTATCTCCAACTGTGTGAATTTTGGATATTGTATTTATTGCTTATTTTATAGCCTTAGCCTTTATATATTAATGTTAATTTTAGCAAGTTCAATGTTTTTTTTATTAATTTTAAAAAAATGTTGCTACTTGCTTTTTTTTTGTTTATAATCTTATTGTTTTCATTTACGAAATATCGGAGCATAGCTCAGCTGGTTAGAGCGCACCCCTGATAAGGGTGAGGTCGGTGGTTCAAGTCCACTTGTTCCGACCATTTATGAAATTTATCGCACATTGTGCGATTTTTTTATTTTATAACTATTAGTATATTAGTTGTTATTATTAAAGTGTAATTAAACATTATAAGTTTGGAGAAATGAAGTATGAAGTGATGATTTAGTGATTACGATGGAACACTTACTTTAAAAAAAGATGAATATAAAATTAATATTAATACACAAGAATTTATTAAAAGTTGAGTAAAGAAAAATCAACTTATAATAACAACTGGTAGAAGTGTTGATGACTTAAAAAAATGTATTGAATACTTAGATTTAGGGTTGAGTTATTTTATTATAAATAATGGGGCTGCAATTATAAAAGATAATGAGATTTTATATAATAAAACTATTCCAATGAGTGAGAGAGAAGTTATTTATAATGGTTTAAAAAAACTACATAAAAGATTTGGAATTAAAATATCAGACACATTAAATTGTAAAATATTAGCTGGAATTGAAGTCGGATTAGAAAAGTATCAAGAAAATTTTATTTGAAAAAATTGATTTAACGTTAAAGATATTTTTAATGATTATATTGATGAAGTTATCACAAATATTGATTAAACAATGTTTCTATATATGGATTGAGTTCTGAATTTGAAGAAATAAAAGAGTTATTTAAAAATATTAAAGGTATAAAATTAGTCCAAACCGCGCCATACATTATTGAAATAATGAATGAGGAAGTATCAAAAGCGAAGGGTATTAGATTTTTACAAAGTAAATTAAAAATTAAGAATGAAGATATTGTTATTACTGGTGATAATGATTATGAGATGCTATCTCAATTTGATAACACATTTGCAATAAAAACTGGATCTAAACTTGCTTTATCTGCTGCAAATAAAACCATTGATGAAGTATCAGAGATTGCAAATTATATAAAATATTAATTATACTTAAAAAAATACTTGTCAATTTTGAGTTAAATAATATATAATATATTTGCTTACTCACAAGCCCCGGAAGCGAAGGAGAAAGAGCACATGAAACAAACTACACTTATTAAAACAGCTGATATCGCAAAAAAATGATATGTAGTAGATGCAAGTGAACAAACACTAGGTCGTTTATCTACTGAAATTGCAAAAATTTTAAGAGGTAAACATAAACCAAGTTTTACACCACATATTAATAATGGAGATCATGTTATTGTTATTAATGCTGATAAAGTAATTTTATCTGGTAATAAAGAAAAAGATAAAAAATACTATAGTCACTCATTTCACCCAGGTGGATTGAAAGCTAGAAACGTTGAAACACAAAGAAAATTGTTTCCAGAAAGAATTGTGGAAAGAGCCGTAAGACTTATGTTGCCTAAAACAGTTCAAGGATCTAGTCAATATCGTGCATTGCATGTTTATGCTGGAACTGAACACCCACACGAGGCTCAAAAACCAGAAGTACTTGTAATTAATACAAAAAAAGGAGTTAACAATTAATGGCTGCAACTAAAAAAACTACTATTTCTTATAGAGGTACTGGTAGAAGAAAATCTTCAGTAGCTCAAGTTGTACTTACACCAGGTAATGGTGATATTGTTGTTAATGGAAAACCAGCACTTGAATTCTTCCCATATGCTACATTAGTTCAGGATATGGAACAACCTCTTGTAGCAACTGGAACAAAAGAAGACTTCTCAATTAAAGTTAAAGTTAAAGGTGGAGGATTTACAGGACAAGCTGGTGCTGCAAGACTTGGGATTGCAAGAGCATTATTAGATGCAAGTAAAGATTATAAAACTGATTTAAGAGCAAAAGGGTTATTAACTAGAGATGCACGTGTAAAAGAACGTAAAAAATATGGACTTTATGGAGCACGTCGTGCACCGCAATTTTCAAAACGTTAGTATTAATAAAAATAAAACTATATCAATTAAATTTAAATATACTTTTTTAAATGCCAATTGAGGCATTTTTTATATTAAAATTAAAAGAGTATATAATTATATGTAAGGAATAAGGAGAGTGAATTATATGATTAAAAGTAAAAAAATAGTTTTAGTTGGATGTGGAGCTGTTGGGACCAGTTTCGTATACAGCGCAATTAACCAAGGATTGGCAGAAGATTACATATTAATCGATGTGTTTAAAGAACTTGCAGAAGGAAATGAAATGGACCTACACGATACACAAGCAGTGGTTCCTCATTATTTTCATAGTGTAAAAGCTGGAGATTATAGCGATTGTAAAGATGCTGATGTAATTGTTATTACTGCTGGTAGACCACAAAAACCAGGAGAAACAAGACTTGACATGGTTGCAGATAACTCAAAAATTATGAAAAGTATTGCATTAGAAATTAAAAAATCAGGATTTAGCGGAGTTACAGTTATTGCTTCAAACCCAGTAGACGTACTTACAAATGTATATAGGGTTGTTACAGGATTTCCATCAAACTCAGTAATTTCATCTGGAACTACATTAGATTCATCAAGATTAAAAAGATTGTTATCAGAAAAATTTGATGTAAATACAAAAGAAGTAAATGCAGTTCTAGCAGGAGAACATGGAGATTCATCTGTTGCTTTATGAAGTAAAGCTACAATTTTAGGTAAATCAATTAATCAATATATTAATGAGAAAAAAATAACTCAAAAAGAATTAGATGAATTAAAAGAAGAAGCAGTTCACATGGCTTATAAAATTATTGAAAAAAAACGTGCAACATTTTATGGTATTGGAGCATGTTTATGTAGAATTGTTAAATCAATTTTAAAAAATGAAAACAAAATGCTTATGGTTGGGGCTTACTTAAATGGTGAATATGGAATTAAAGATACTTATGTTAGTGTTCCTTGTTCACTTGGAGCAAAAGGGATTACAAAAATCCTAGATTGAGAAATTAGTTCAGAAGAATTAAAAAAATTAAATGATTCAGCAAATACAATTAAAGAAACATTCAAAACTGCAGAAAAAGCAATTAAAGAATAATAAAAACGCAACAAATGTTGCGTTTTTATTATGATTTGTTAATTATATATTTTAGACCTTTAAAAATTAACTCTTCATCATAAACATAATTATCACTATTAATTTCTTCTATAAAATTTTTTGAATACCCACCAGTGAATATAATTTTATTAATTTTATATTCATTTGATAATAAATTTACGTAGCTTTTTATCATAAGGTAATGCATATTGTATATACCAATCGAAATTGCGTCAATAGTATTTGTTCCAATTTTTATTTTAGCTTTTTCATATTTGAAATTTTTAAGAAGTGCAGCTTTAGAAATTAAACCATTAAGAGAAGTTTCTAGTCCTGGTGATATAACTGTACCAATAAAATTTGAATCTTTTATAATTGAAATTGTTGACGCTGTTCCCAATGAAACAATAATTAGGTTTTTTTCATTATAAAAACCGACACCACCATAGTAATTTGCTACAAAATCTCCCCCAAGTATTTCAAATTTATCAATTTTAAATTTATTTAAATCATGAAGGTTGATTTCTT carries:
- a CDS encoding HAD hydrolase family protein, whose product is MSSEFEEIKELFKNIKGIKLVQTAPYIIEIMNEEVSKAKGIRFLQSKLKIKNEDIVITGDNDYEMLSQFDNTFAIKTGSKLALSAANKTIDEVSEIANYIKY
- the rpsI gene encoding 30S ribosomal protein S9, producing the protein MAATKKTTISYRGTGRRKSSVAQVVLTPGNGDIVVNGKPALEFFPYATLVQDMEQPLVATGTKEDFSIKVKVKGGGFTGQAGAARLGIARALLDASKDYKTDLRAKGLLTRDARVKERKKYGLYGARRAPQFSKR
- a CDS encoding type III pantothenate kinase produces the protein MDYLFIDAGNTTVDFRIYNTNNDQIIKIIRPLTQDEYYKNVQNLDEFFIKKNVIFSKIIYSSVVPEWSLIINELSQLRNVEITNIKEINLHDLNKFKIDKFEILGGDFVANYYGGVGFYNEKNLIIVSLGTASTISIIKDSNFIGTVISPGLETSLNGLISKAALLKNFKYEKAKIKIGTNTIDAISIGIYNMHYLMIKSYVNLLSNEYKINKIIFTGGYSKNFIEEINSDNYVYDEELIFKGLKYIINKS
- the rplM gene encoding 50S ribosomal protein L13, yielding MKQTTLIKTADIAKKWYVVDASEQTLGRLSTEIAKILRGKHKPSFTPHINNGDHVIVINADKVILSGNKEKDKKYYSHSFHPGGLKARNVETQRKLFPERIVERAVRLMLPKTVQGSSQYRALHVYAGTEHPHEAQKPEVLVINTKKGVNN
- a CDS encoding NCS2 family permease, which translates into the protein MKNLKKNDDFKIERTKDEIVNKKRSVIPRYFKFDYFKATFKKEIIGGISTFLAMVYILSVEPGILGEAPSIHNVDSVMNSGGVFVATALSTFICTMIMGLFANLPVGVAPSMGLNAMFSYNIAKSGGIGYEGALIATLISSVIFTIISITKLRSMLIKCIPHSMHLAFGVGIGFFIAYVGLTSIGWFDKSNGVPIAKLSDFKVYYPGIIIGMLVLFGSIILFYKKFIAPVAVMMLGGFILTIILANTVDDNAIKTSFKESIWNGWSYDEFDGFISNIKNSYSEFGNVDIWNKPIIYISIFIFVILNFFDATGTLKTINIESNKIMEREDDLSNKSLVIDAGSTVVGSVMGVSHMSAYVESCVGISQGARTGFSTIITSLLFLLSLALFPIFKMIPGCISGAATVFIGTIMIKSITDIDWKKPEIGIGAFFSLIFMITTYSIANGIAVGMISYTVGCIATKNTKKVSPTVWILDIVFIAYFIALAFIY
- a CDS encoding HAD hydrolase family protein gives rise to the protein MKWWFSDYDGTLTLKKDEYKININTQEFIKSWVKKNQLIITTGRSVDDLKKCIEYLDLGLSYFIINNGAAIIKDNEILYNKTIPMSEREVIYNGLKKLHKRFGIKISDTLNCKILAGIEVGLEKYQENFIWKNWFNVKDIFNDYIDEVITNID
- a CDS encoding L-lactate dehydrogenase; protein product: MIKSKKIVLVGCGAVGTSFVYSAINQGLAEDYILIDVFKELAEGNEMDLHDTQAVVPHYFHSVKAGDYSDCKDADVIVITAGRPQKPGETRLDMVADNSKIMKSIALEIKKSGFSGVTVIASNPVDVLTNVYRVVTGFPSNSVISSGTTLDSSRLKRLLSEKFDVNTKEVNAVLAGEHGDSSVALWSKATILGKSINQYINEKKITQKELDELKEEAVHMAYKIIEKKRATFYGIGACLCRIVKSILKNENKMLMVGAYLNGEYGIKDTYVSVPCSLGAKGITKILDWEISSEELKKLNDSANTIKETFKTAEKAIKE